The Lactuca sativa cultivar Salinas chromosome 2, Lsat_Salinas_v11, whole genome shotgun sequence genome includes the window tatatatatatatatatatatatatatatatatatagggttaggttattttgttttcaatatctattgtgtgtatgtatgattgattctggactaatcattttagttattttaaaaaagtaattaatgcatattacatgttgaagatataatgggtattaattacatctttaacatttaatatgcattaattactttcttaaaataactaaaatgattggttcagaatcaatcatacatgcatacaatagatagtgaaaacatttgaacctaactctctctctctctctctctctctatatatatatatatatatatatatatatatatatatatatatatatatatatatatatacacacactgtATATTGTACATGTTACTATAGCTAATAGTACTTTTTACTAATATATACCGTATATGTTATCATAGCAACCAACTTTAGTTCGAACAAATTTAGATGTCCCTTGGTGTTTGACAACTCACCAACCAAAtcaatattgattttttttttctgatgaaatgatattttcaatttgtttttctttgtgatgTGACCCTTGGCCTTTGATGTGTAATTTTAGTTCCTGCACATGGTTTTTATGGGACCATTAGACTTTTATTCGCTATTGTAAATTTTGGTCTTTGCACATGGTTTTTATGAGactatttttaaaatatcattttaacCCATTCATGTTGAGCTTTGTAGAATGTCACTTGTAATCCTTTATTTTCTTAACTTTCATGTTTATCTTGGTCCTTATAAGCTTCCTACGTACGAATCAGGTCATATATAATATACCTTTTATTATTTGAACTTTCATTTGTTGATTCAAAAAATCTTAGTTACGTATTCTTTTTATGTAAGTGTCGGTATAAATTGAAGTTTATTTAGGTTTTTTATTATTTGAACTTTCGTTGGTTGACCATATGTTCAATAACACCGTGTACACGAAGGCTTACATGTATAACAGGTATGAACGGCAACACCTTGACACAACACATATATACTCCACCTTTACCCCAAAAAATAAATGGATGTCTAAGACCAACAACAATTATACGAGAAAATAAGTAACTGGGTGACAAAACCCATAAAATTTATAATGGGCATCAATAAATATTTCTCAAAACTCTTAGTGATAAACATATTATCACAAACTTATTAGTCATATTATAAATTTAATTACTTTTAAATACTAACGATCTAATATCGATATAATTAATTTCAATTTAATAGCGGTCAGTGTCCGTGGTTCAAGTAATCTCATTCTCATGCACAGCATTGGTTTCATCCTTACTAATTTGATATTTCTGCCTTCAAATTTTTTGTTGATAATTAATGAAGGACCAATGACTGATCGCCAATCATAACTGGTTAATTAGTGGGTTTAAGAACCTTCATCCGTGTCGTGTATTCGTATATATGGTATACAGTTAAATTAAGCTATTGTGAATATTAATTTGAATAAATTGTAGATTTAATTAGTTATAGCTAGCTTGATGTGCAAGTAGCTGATATTTGGAAATATCCTTTGGCAAGTGAAAATTCATTTAATTTATTCATAATCAATCAACATACATGGTATAAGCATGTGCCTCATAAAATCGTAATATGAATAATCTCCCTAGCTCCTATAACCTACTAGAATCATGGATAAATTTCCATGTTTTATTCCTATTCATAACAATTTATTTTGTAGATTTATTAGGTCAATTTAGCTATTGACTCCACTCACTACAATCTGGATTTAAGACCTTCTTCCCTTTGTTTAAACATAATCTTTGCTATCTAAGCACCAACAGTAGTAATCGGACCTTGAGATTGCCAACAATTCATCAGGACTCATCCTCTCGAGCTCATTTTGTCTCCATGAAGCAAAGTTATTCTTATTTTGTGGATCTGTTGCAAGTGGATAGTTCTCATTTCTATGAATCTGGGATCTCATCCTCCTGTAAAGCCTCATTGTTGCAACACAGTCTTCATAAGGGTCTTGTATGCCAACTTGAATATCATAGCTGTGTAAGAAAAGACCCATTAGTTAATTTACTTGAAATATCCTTTTATGTATTAGTTAAATGTTATATGTAACAAAGGAATTGAAACATATATATCAAGGTCCACCAAAGATTACCCGAGGTATGCTTTTGTGAGATACTTAAGTGAGTTGCTGAGCTTGCTGGTCTTCATTAAGGGTGGATAGGTTGCTGTATCCCTGTAACGGAAATTCAGTGCACATATATAATCATCATCAAATTACTTGGATCAATTGATAAGTTGAGAAAAACGTGGTAATTGAAAATTATTAAGATTGTGTGCTTGCCTTATTTTAACTGCTGGGTACTCTAATTCCAAGCATTTAAGATAATGATCCAAACCATGACCTACAAGAATCCTTGCTTTCCCACCTCTTGGTCGGATCTTCCATATGGGTTCCCCATTGCATAGGAAATCTTGAATCTTTCTTTGGACTTGCCTAAGTGGCATTGCATCCCTCAGGTATTCTGGTCGAATGCCTGTTGTCTCATACCTATATATGGATTTTCAGAACCTATTATTAATATGTGAAAGATTATATGGTCCTAAATTAAATTTCAAACAAATAGGACAAGAAAGTGAGAGAAGATGTATGTATGCCTGTAGGATGTAACAGGAAGGTGCGGTTTGACATAGGTACGGAATAGTATGTTCTCATATTCATCAATGATGCAAACTTTTGCACAAATATCCAAAGAACCATCACTACCACCTCCAACCATTTTGCAGACAAGTGCAACTGCTCTTGTTTTTCCACTATCGATTCTCAGCTCATCTTGGATGCCCATGTTAGCAAATCGTTGTAATAGACCCTGGagcaattaattaattaataacagTCAGGAGCATTCTTGATTAATacacatgtgtatatatatatatatatatatatatatatatatatatatatatatatatatatatatatatatatatatccagaaATTAAACAGATAATAAGATTGAGGATTATTACATTATTGCCAGATGATAGTTGGCATGTCTCACGGTGAGCCCTGAGAGCGTATCGGCTGCTAAGGATGGTTAAGCAAATGTCACATCCACGCTCACGGAACACCCTTTCACATTCTGCCTTTGGCAATGGTCCTGGGAATCAAgaaattaatatgtatatatgtaagtACGTGATGCTAAGAAAATCATGTAATTATATCACATAGTTAAGAGCCTTGTGATGCATTTTACACTCTACTGAATATACAGGATCATGTAACATATATATAAATACCTATAAGATGCTCGCGAAGAGATTCAAACGATCTGCAGTGTTTTCCACAAATTCCACACATGGGCTCATGAACCGAGTGATATGAGATCCTCATGTGTTCCACTAGGTGCTCCAATCTGTTGAACTGCCTATAGCAGGCTGCACACTTATTCCTGAACAAGATAATGCATGGTAAGATATAAGTTTACCTTATCATGTTGTTATATAATTAATGAATATAAATGCAGACTGATCTCACACGTGATGTTGCGgattatattataaattataatggaAAGCAAGTGGCACATGATCATCTTGATATATACTATTTATGCATGCATGCAGACATACGATACACGATATGTGTGTGTGAAAGAGGGAGTATAATTGAATAATGCTTGTTACCTTAGAGTGTCTGAAGGGTCCATTTTGATATGAATAAGAATTGTTTCTTGTAGTTGCAGGAGAAGAAATGTTTAGAGGGTTTGAGGAAGAAATGGAAGAATGTTGAAGGTATTTATAGCACCAGTGAACCGGGAAAaaagttacatatatatatactatttctATTTTCATAAAATGGATCGATCCAACTTTTCATACAGGGGGAGTAGCTTAGCAAGTCTGAAACTTAAGTACAATCTGGTCAAACATAGTCGAGGTAATTGGAACTAGTGGATACAACGTAAGAAGCAAAAAAGAATGACTGATTCCTTAAGATAACTTTTTTGCGTTAGTGTGCACGTGCGAAGGTCTCTATCTATTGAATGAATGCATGGTTGACTGCATATTCCAAGAACAAAATGAACATGCTTGATGAACCCATGCATGGTCCCACTCCACATCGTTGAGAATATTTCTCGTCCTCTCAGTCCTATTTCTACGATTCCTGCTTCTTACTTTATTCCATGGTCGGCCCCTCTTCATTCATTGTCAACTTGGTTCCTTCTCGACCCTTGGGTGAGATATGCACACACTTAAAATcttgagttttataaactcatacGCTACTTTGTGTAGTTTGATTAACTTTATTGATGCATAAAGTTGTTAATTCTTGAAATCAGATGATTACTTCTATCGGGATCGAGCATTAATTGGTCTCCTAAAACGAGTCTTGGATATGGATTTGTTCTTTTATAGATAGATCTTGTCTTAGCTGTTTGCGTGGATAAGTAAACTAAGGGATGAAAAGAGGGATAAGATGCTAGATAACAGAGTATATCACTGCATGGGGATTATTGATATTAAAGATAAGATCCTGGATCAGCATGCCCAGGTTTAGGCATCCTACATTAAGTGATGGAGTGATGGGCACACACGCACAACAGACAGACACAGGATGCTGCATTATAGATAGATTGACTTTTTCAAAGGAAAAGATGGGACTGAAAAGCTTTTGACCGAGGTGGGGTCGGGGAGATTCGTGCTTTGAAGATACCCAATAGGAAAAAGCTGTAGAAAAAGCATATTTTGCTTGGATACCTGTATGTCCACTTGTCAATTTCTTTTCCAATTATTAGAGTAACAGACTTCGATCGATGGTACCAAATGTCAAACAGAAGATATATGAGAAGTGGGGAGTACAAATGGGAATAAGATTTTTGAAGTAATTTATACGGTCAAAGAAGGTGATAGTTTGCATTGATAGTTTTGGTTGAATTGCCCGATTGGGATTGTTGTTTCTGACTTTCATGTATATAGATGATACAAAAAgaaatatatatggaaaagtagATACACATAGAAACTAATAAATACAATTATATACAATCTCTAACACTGCACATAGTTGGAACAATAGGCGGCGATCGTTAGATTGTCTCAACATCATGTAAACATGTATCGTGGCATGCCCTTCGTAAAGATATTAGCATATTATTGGAACTCGGAAATGACATGAAGAACATGAACTTTGCAAATGCAACATCTTCTCTAACAATGTGAGTCTTTAGCTCCACGTGCTTTGTGCATTGATGATGTACCAGATTACAACAAAGGTAGATATCATAGATATTGTCACAATAAACGAGCATGGCGTGCTTGGTTGGGATATGTAATTCAAGTAGCAAGTTATGCAACCAACTATTTTCGACAACGAAATTAGCCTCACCATGATATTCAACTTCGATGCTTAAATGGGAGATTGTGACTTGTTGTTGGAGAACCATGAATCATGATAACCTCAGTTCGCATCTGAATAGATTGTGAGTTGGGATGAGGAAGATGATGAGATGTGAAGGCCCAAAGAGATGATACACATGGTGTATCGAAACACCTGTCCAAAAAGTTCAAGATGTTGTTCACGGGGTCATGCATGAAGAGGTAAAGTTTTTGAGTTGTGTAAGAGATATTGGGTCACGTATACATACCAGAGGCTCGTTGCATGGAGTCAACTGAGGTGGTAGTGGTGTAATACCCTGTTTCGAGTCGTTTCTTAATTCGGGGCCATGACCTGAAGATCAATTGTCATAAGGCTTTGAGATTTGGGAAAGTTAGGTTTGGACCCATTTGCATGTAGGTAATGTAGATTATGTAATCCAAGATTTTGGTTTGTGCTTTGGAGCTCAAGGGTATAAAGGTAAAAGTGATGATTCAGGCATTTCTTGAATTAAGGATTTAAGTTCATAAGGTTTTAAGGCAAATGAGAGTTGATAGGAGTGTAgtgcttctcattacctttccgaGCATATAAATAACGCCGAAAATGGATTTGGGATGCAGAAGTTATGGCCAGCAGAAGTTATGGAGATTTTGGGTTAAGctgagtatgatgggcgtacactGTGCATACTGGGCAAGAGTGATCATGGATCACCAGCCTGGTACACTAGTCATAccaggagtacgttgggtgtaggcGACCCagactcaaaccctaattttgagtcttagaccctatttaaagtccttaagtcattACCAAGGTGCCTTAATGGGCCTTTTTGGGATTTGGGCCATGATTTGTTGGATCAGatatgggaagggtaaaatggtcttttacctattGGAATGATAGAATATGAATTGGACCTTGGATTAAGGTAACTACCTTAATTATTGATTTGATTAGGGATAGTTTGGATGTGTAAAGCGTGAGGAACCTGATAGCAATAGCGTGTGCGATTTGGTTATCTttggattgaggtgagtctcctaacTATACCCCTGAGTCGAAGCCACTAATGTCAGCCcactaggatatgttatgtgcttgttgtctttgtgactcttgttgtatgcatgtatgcaTATTTGTTATATTTATGTGGGGGTGAAGTAGACCCAGTACAAACTTGAGCTGACATAtgggttgaaatagactcgggggtgaaatagatctGGTACAACCTTGagctgacatatgagttgaaatagacccgGGGGTGAAATGGACCTGAGGGTGAAATAGATCCGGTATAGCCTCGAGCTgacatatatgtatgatatgtggtattttgggaaagttGTTAAGtattgtgcttacaattttatggttatggtttcaagtacttccagttcgaaagggaaggaccCGACTTAATAGCAGCATATCCACCTATGTTTCCGCACTTTATGATTGtgagattgtactctgataactatttttattCTGATACACTTTTGAATGGTTGATAAGAATAAATGGTGTTTatgggttgaattaaaaatgaaaattttatcttatgatttttgggatgttacaagttggtatcagagccttggtttgagggattcgggcacactctcaggtgtgactgaactcaaactgtttataatcttttgaaagaaaacaaatttctaaaagatttttttaaaagaaaaagggggtgtgatgcatgcaatcggaccgactcaagtaagtgattctctAAATACAtgtacatgttgatatgttatatgtaatgAGAATTGCATGGTAGATTAgagctaaggatctgctcaagaTTTCatgttaggagagatgcctttgtatgcttaTTTCTTGAGCttttagaactgcatgctagtatggatttcaGATGATTGGGATAGAATGGCCTGATTAGGTGATGCGCT containing:
- the LOC111876434 gene encoding uncharacterized protein LOC111876434, which produces MDPSDTLRNKCAACYRQFNRLEHLVEHMRISYHSVHEPMCGICGKHCRSFESLREHLIGPLPKAECERVFRERGCDICLTILSSRYALRAHRETCQLSSGNNGLLQRFANMGIQDELRIDSGKTRAVALVCKMVGGGSDGSLDICAKVCIIDEYENILFRTYVKPHLPVTSYRYETTGIRPEYLRDAMPLRQVQRKIQDFLCNGEPIWKIRPRGGKARILVGHGLDHYLKCLELEYPAVKIRDTATYPPLMKTSKLSNSLKYLTKAYLGYDIQVGIQDPYEDCVATMRLYRRMRSQIHRNENYPLATDPQNKNNFASWRQNELERMSPDELLAISRSDYYCWCLDSKDYV